Proteins co-encoded in one Ictalurus punctatus breed USDA103 chromosome 18, Coco_2.0, whole genome shotgun sequence genomic window:
- the notch1a gene encoding neurogenic locus notch homolog protein 1, with product MNRFLLMSLFLGTAPVCEGKGLRCSEPCQNGGACELTAGGKPGCSCPVDYAGAQCQFPNPCSPSPCRNGGVCRPRTQGNDVEFACDCTLGFSGPLCLTPVNHACMSSPCRNGGSCSLLTLSTYSCRCPPGWTGKTCQQADPCASNPCANGGRCSAFDSHFICTCPPSFHGPTCRQDVNECATTPSPCQNSGACINEVGSYRCHCPPEYAGTHCERPFQPCQPSPCANGGTCTQTSDTGYACTCLPGFTGQDCEHNIDDCVQHACENGGRCMDGVNTYNCHCDKHWTGQYCTEDVDECELSPNACQNGGTCHNTVGGFHCVCVNGWTGDDCSENIDDCASAACYHGATCHDRVASFYCECPHGRTGLLCHLDDACISNPCQKGSNCDTNPVNGMAICTCPPGYTGSACNQDIDECSLGANPCEHGGRCLNTKGSFQCKCLQGYEGPRCEMDVNECKSNPCQNDATCLDQIGGFHCICMPGYEGVFCQINTDDCASQPCLNNGKCIDKINSFHCECPKGFSGSLCRVDVDECASTPCQNGAKCTDGPNKYACECKEGFTGSMCEIDINECASNPCHYGVCKDGVASFACACRPGYAGRLCEININECLSQPCRNGGTCLDRENSYTCSCPKGTTGRNCEINVDDCKRNPCDFGKCIDKINGYECLCEPGYTGATCNADIDDCVPNPCRNGGTCVDGVNSFTCLCPDGFHDSVCLSQRDECASNPCIHGNCQHQANAYVCVCEPGWTGRNCDLNVNECLSSPCVNGGTCRDMTNGYICSCKAGFTGPNCQTNINECASNPCLNQGTCIDDVAGYKCNCLLPYTGELCESVLAPCSTRPCKNRGVCRESEDYQSFSCACPIGWQGQTCEVDINECVKSPCRNGGACVNSMGGFQCRCNPGFTGDLCETDVDDCTPNPCGNGGVCVDRVNGFTCVCVAGFRGERCTEDIDECVSAPCRNGGNCTDCVNSYTCSCPAGFSGINCEINTPDCTESSCFNGGTCVDGINSFSCVCLPGFTGSYCQHDVNECDSGPCLNGGTCQDGYGTYKCTCPHGYTGTSCQSLVRWCDSAPCKNGGSCWQQGSSFTCQCASGWTGIYCDVPSVSCEVAAQQQGVSVAALCRNGGQCVDAGSTHLCRCQAGYMGSYCQEQVDECVPNPCHNGATCTDYLGGYTCECVAGFHGVNCSKEINECASQPCQNGGTCIDLVNTYKCSCPRGTQGVHCEIDVDDCSPDVDSETGEPRCFNGGRCVDRVGGYGCVCPPGYVGERCEGDVNECLSDPCDPNGSYNCVQLVNSYRCECRTGYTGQRCDTVFDGCKDKPCKNGGTCAVASNTKHGYICKCPPGFSGSSCEYDSSSCGPLRCRHGASCVPGPRCLCLPGYTGRECQTRLDTPCASNPCYNGGTCQTSAEAPFFHCLCPSHFNGLFCHILDYSFNGGRGLDITPPPAESEEAEPRCEVPQCEQRGGDGVCDAACNSHACGWDGGDCSLNFDDPWHECSAALQCWRYFNDGKCDMQCHSAGCLYDGFDCHQLEGQCNPLYDQYCKDHYSDGHCDQGCNSAECGWDGLDCAEDVPQRLASGILVLVVHLPPGELLHNASSFLRQLSALLRTNVALKRHATTGEPLVYPYYGTEHELSKHTRTAHEWNTNPGHLLQRTARSLSALLKPRPRRELDTMEIKGSIVYLEIDNRQCYQQSEECFQSATDVAAFLGALASSGNLNVPYIIEAVTSENEAPGRGEMYPMFLALLVLAVLVLAAVGVVLSRKRKREHGQLWFPEGFKVTETKKKRREPVGEDSVGLKPLKNSDSSLMDEQLSEWAEEDHCKRFRFDEHTTTDIGIQPDPRQWTQQHLDAADLRLTSIAPTPPRADTDTDCVDVNVLGPDGLTPLMIASCSGEVGEEEEGEEGVIANFLWHGADPHQRTERAGETALHLAARYARSDAAKRLLESGADANAQDHAGRTPLHAAVASDAQGVFQILIRNRATDLDARMNDGTTPLILATRLAVEGMVEELINCHADANAIDDSGKSALHWAAAVNNVEAAVVLLKNGANKDLQDNKEETPLFLAAREGSYETAKRLLDHLANRDITDHLDQLPRDIANERMHHDIVRLLEEYNLVQTPPTLTHSPPICSPEAFLGIRTSPGGANNANNAKKPRKPGGKEGGKEMKMKKKKNGDTNILSPMESDVSSPPTMTSPFQQSPPITHHLQGLADSQMGGAHLGMAKPFDSAPPRLSHLGVANNGGGAPTGPCDWLARAQQQQQGAFSAIMPTMHHGANLPQVMGYPTMQSSHLGAPAHLLSNHLHQNHLQHQNSNSANHGLSHHFLGDITSVAELQSNSIQTLLPQETQRLPSTQFLTPPSQHSYSTPMDNTPNHQPQVPDHPFLTPSPGSPDQWSSCSPHSNLSDWSEGISSPPTSIHMSHIPEAFK from the exons ATGAACCGTTTCTTGTTGATGTCCTTATTTCTCGGGACGGCTCCGGTGTGTGAGGGGAAAG GTCTGAGGTGTTCGGAGCCATGTCAGAACGGAGGAGCGTGTGAGCTCACCGCCGGCGGGAAACCGGGCTGCAG CTGCCCCGTGGACTACGCGGGAGCCCAGTGTCAGTTCCCGAACCCGTGCAGTCCATCGCCATGCCGGAACGGGGGCGTGTGTCGTCCGCGCACGCAGGGCAACGACGTGGAGTTTGCGTGTGACTGTACGCTGGGTTTCAGCGGGCCGCTGTGCCTGACACCCGTCAATCACGCCTGCATGAGCTCACCGTGCCGCAACGGAGGATCCTGCTCGCTGCTTACGCTCAGCACCTACAGCTGCCGCTGCCCACCGGGCTGGACAG GTAAGACGTGCCAGCAGGCGGACCCGTGCGCGTCAAACCCCTGCGCCAACGGTGGCCGGTGCTCAGCGTTCGACTCTCACTTCATCTGCACGTGCCCGCCCAGCTTTCACGGGCCCACGTGCCGCCAGGACGTAAACGAGTGCGCCACGACTCCCTCGCCCTGCCAGAACAGCGGAGCGTGTATAAACGAGGTGGGCTCGTACCGCTGCCACTGCCCACCCGAGTACGCTGGCACACACTGTGAGCGCCCCTTCCAGCCCTGCCAGCCTTCTCCCTGTGCTAACGGGGGCACGTGCACGCAGACCAGTGACACCGGCTACGCCTGCACCTGCCTGCCAG GCTTCACCGGGCAGGACTGCGAGCATAACATCGATGACTGTGTTCAGCACGCGTGTGAGAACGGAGGCAGGTGTATGGACGGCGTGAACACGTACAACTGCCACTGTGACAAACACTGGACAG GTCAGTACTGCACGGAAGACGTAGACGAGTGCGAGCTCTCTCCGAACGCCTGCCAGAACGGCGGCACGTGTCACAACACGGTGGGCGGCTTCCACTGCGTGTGCGTGAACGGCTGGACGGGCGACGACTGCAGCGAGAACATCGACGACTGCGCCAGCGCAGCCTGCTACCACGGCGCCACGTGCCACGACCGCGTCGCATCGTTCTACTGCGAGTGCCCTCACGGGCGCACCG GTCTGCTGTGTCATCTGGATGACGCGTGCATCAGTAACCCGTGTCAGAAAGGCTCCAACTGTGACACCAATCCCGTCAACGGCATGGCCATCTGCACCTGCCCTCCAGGCTATACCGGCTCTGCCTGCAACCAGGACATCGACGAGTGCTCCCTCG GGGCCAATCCATGCGAGCATGGCGGCCGGTGTCTGAACACCAAGGGCTCATTCCAGTGCAAGTGCCTCCAGGGCTATGAGGGGCCACGCTGTGAAATGGACGTGAACGAGTGCAAGTCTAATCCGTGCCAGAACGACGCCACCTGTCTTGATCAGATCGGTGGTTTTCACTGCATTTGTATGCCAG GGTACGAGGGCGTGTTTTGCCAGATCAATACAGACGACTGCGCCTCCCAGCCTTGTCTCAACAACGGCAAATGCATCGACAAGATCAACTCCTTCCACTGCGAGTGCCCTAAAG GATTCTCTGGGAGCCTGTGCCGAGTGGACGTGGACGAGTGTGCAAGTACGCCGTGCCAGAACGGAGCCAAGTGCACTGACGGGCCAAACAAATACGCCTGCGAGTGCAAAGAAG GTTTCACCGGCTCTATGTGCGAGATCGATATAAACGAGTGCGCCTCAAACCCGTGCCACTACGGCGTGTGTAAGGACGGCGTGGCTTCGTTCGCGTGCGCGTGCCGCCCCGGGTACGCAGGCCGCCTGTGCGAGATCAACATCAACGAGTGTTTGAGTCAACCGTGCCGTAATGGGGGTACCTGCCTGGACCGGGAGAACTCGTACACCTGCAGCTGTCCTAAAGGAACCACGG GTCGGAACTGTGAGATCAATGTGGATGACTGCAAAAGAAACCCATGTGACTTCGGCAAATGCATCGACAAGATCAACGGATACGAGTGCCTGTGTGAGCCTGGATACACAG GAGCGACGTGTAACGCCGACATCGACGACTGCGTGCCGAACCCGTGCCGCAACGGCGGCACCTGTGTGGACGGCGTGAACTCGTTCACTTGCCTCTGCCCGGACGGCTTCCACGACTCCGTATGCCTCTCACAGCGCGACGAGTGCGCCAGCAACCCCTGCATCCACGGCAACTGTCAGCACCAGGCCAACGC gtacgtgtgcgtgtgtgagccGGGCTGGACGGGCCGGAACTGCGATCTGAACGTGAACGAGTGTTTGTCCAGCCCGTGTGTGAACGGCGGAACGTGCCGAGACATGACCAATGGCTACATCTGCAGCTGCAAAGCAGGATTCACAG GTCCGAATTGCCAGACGAACATCAATGAGTGTGCATCCAACCCCTGCCTGAACCAGGGCACCTGTATTGACGATGTAGCTGGATATAAGTGCAACTGCCTGCTGCCCTATACAG GCGAGCTGTGCGAGAGCGTGTTGGCTCCCTGCTCGACACGCCCATGTAAGAACAGAGGTGTGTGCCGCGAGTCTGAGGACTACCAGAGCTTCTCCTGTGCTTGCCCAATTGGCTGGCAAG GTCAGACGTGTGAAGTGGACATCAACGAGTGTGTGAAGTCCCCATGCCGCAATGGCGGCGCGTGCGTGAACTCAATGGGCGGCTTCCAGTGCCGATGTAACCCGGGATTCACGGGAGACCTGTGTGAGACCGACGTCGACGACTGCACTCCCA ACCCCTGCGGCAACGGCGGCGTGTGCGTGGACCGCGTGAACGGCTTCACGTGCGTGTGCGTGGCCGGGTTCCGCGGCGAGCGTTGCACCGAGGACATCGACGAGTGCGTGAGCGCCCCCTGCCGCAACGGGGGGAACTGCACAGACTGCGTGAACAGCTACACCTGCAGCTGCCCGGCCGGATTCAGCGGCATCAACTGTGAGATCAACACACCCGACTGCACCGAGAG ctccTGCTTCAACGGCGGTACTTGTGTGGATGGGATTAACTCATTCTCATGCGTCTGTCTGCCCGGCTTCACGGGCAGCTACTGCCAACACGACGTAAACGAGTGTGACTCGGGCCCATGCCTGAACGGCGGTACGTGCCAAGACGGCTACGGCACCTACAAGTGCACCTGCCCACATGGCTACACGGGCACCAGCTGCCAg AGCCTGGTGCGCTGGTGTGATTCCGCCCCTTGTAAAAACGGAGGCTCGTGTTGGCAGCAGGGCTCTTCTTTCACGTGTCAGTGTGCCAGCGGCTGGACCGGAATCTACTGCGACGTGCCCAGCGTCAGCTGCGAGGTCGCCGCTCAGCAGCAAG GTGTATCCGTGGCAGCTCTGTGCCGTAACGGAGGCCAGTGTGTAGATGCAGGCAGCACGCACCTGTGCCGGTGCCAGGCAGGCTACATGGGCAGCTACTGCCAGGAGCAGGTGGACGAGTGTGTGCCAAACCCATGTCACAACGGCGCAACCTGTACCGATTACCTGGGCGGATACACCTGCGAG TGTGTGGCGGGATTCCACGGGGTCAACTGCAGCAAGGAGATCAACGAGTGTGCGTCTCAGCCTTGTCAGAACGGAGGCACCTGCATCGACCTCGTCAATACCTACAAGTGCTCCTGCCCTCGAGGAACGCAAG GCGTTCACTGCGAAATCGACGTGGACGACTGTTCCCCGGACGTGGACTCCGAGACCGGTGAGCCACGCTGTTTTAACGGCGGGCGCTGCGTGGACCGTGTGGGCGGCTACGGGTGTGTCTGCCCGCCGGGCTACGTGGGCGAGCGCTGCGAGGGCGACGTGAACGAGTGCTTGTCCGACCCCTGCGACCCGAACGGGTCCTACAACTGCGTCCAGCTGGTGAACAGCTACCGCTGTGAATGCCGCACAGGATACACGG gccagCGCTGTGACACAGTGTTTGACGGTTGTAAGGATAAGCCCTGCAAAAATGGTGGAACCTGTGCGGTCGCCAGCAACACTAAACACGGATACATCTGCAAATGCCCGCCT GGTTTTTCAGGCTCGTCCTGCGAGTATGACTCAAGCTCATGTGGCCCGCTGCGCTGCCGCCACGGTGCCTCCTGTGTCCCGGGTCCGCGCTGCCTTTGCCTGCCGGGTTACACCGGACGCGAGTGCCAGACACGCCTCGATACTCCATGTGCTTCCAACCCGTGCTACAACGGTGGCACGTGCCAGACGTCTGCAGAAGCCCCGTTCTTCCACTGCCTGTGCCCGTCACACTTCAACGGCCTCTTCTGCCACATCCTAGACTATTCGTTCAACGGGGGCCGGGGCCTGGACATCACCCCTCCGCCGGCCGAGTCAGAAGAGGCGGAGCCACGTTGCGAGGTGCCGCAGTGTGAGCAGCGAGGCGGCGACGGCGTGTGCGACGCAGCCTGCAACAGTCACGCGTGCGGCTGGGACGGCGGGGACTGTTCGCTCAATTTCGACGACCCCTGGCACGAGTGCAGCGCCGCCCTGCAGTGTTGGAGGTACTTCAACGATGGCAAGTGCGACATGCAGTGTCACAGCGCTGGCTGTCTCTACGACGGCTTTGACTGCCACCAGCTGGAGGGCCAGTGCAA TCCCTTGTATGATCAGTACTGTAAGGACCACTACTCGGACGGCCACTGCGATCAGGGCTGCAACAGTGCCGAGTGTGGCTGGGACGGGCTGGACTGTGCCGAGGATGTACCGCAGCGTCTGGCATCTGGCATCCTGGTGCTTGTGGTGCACCTGCCACCCGGCGAGCTGCTCCACAACGCTTCCTCCTTCCTGCGCCAGCTTAGCGCCCTGTTGCGCACCAACGTCGCCCTCAAGCGCCACGCCACCACGGGCGAGCCCCTGGTCTACCCGTACTACGGCACCGAACACGAGCTGAGCAAACACACACGTACCGCTCACGAGTGGAACACAAACCCCGGCCACCTGCTGCAGCGTACCGCCAGGAGCCTGTCGGCGTTGCTCAAGCCCCGCCCTCGACGAGAGCTGGACACCATGGAGATTAAAGG CTCCATTGTATATCTGGAGATCGATAACCGGCAATGTTACCAGCAGTCGGAAGAGTGTTTTCAGAGTGCAACAGATGTGGCTGCGTTCCTGGGGGCGCTGGCCTCCAGCGGCAATCTCAACGTTCCGTACATCATAGAAGCTGTTACGA GCGAGAACGAGGCCCCTGGCCGTGGAGAGATGTACCCCATGTTCCTGGCTCTCCTGGTCCTGGCTGTGTTGGTCCTGGCTGCCGTCGGAGTTGTGCTGTCACGCAAGCGGAAGCGAGAGCACGGCCAGCTGTGGTTCCCCGAGGGCTTTAAAGTGACCGAAACCAAAAAGAAACGCAGAGAACCCGTCGGAGAGGACTCCGTTGGACttaa GCCTCTGAAGAACTCTGATAGCAGTCTCATGGACGAGCAGCTGAGCGAGTGGGCAGAGGAAGACCACTGCAAGCGTTTCAGG TTTGATGAGCACACCACGACGGATATCGGTATCCAGCCGGATCCGCGTCAGTGGACTCAGCAGCATCTCGACGCGGCCGACTTGCGCTTGACCTCGATAGCTCCTACGCCGCCGCGGGCAGACACGGACACCGACTGCGTAGACGTGAACGTGCTTGGCCCGG ATGGCCTGACACCTCTGATGATCGCCTCGTGCAGCGGTGAGGTcggcgaggaggaggagggggaggaaggCGTCATCGCCAACTTCCTGTGGCACGGCGCCGATCCACACCAGCGTACAGAGCGCGCGGGTGAGACGGCGCTGCACCTGGCCGCCCGTTATGCCCGATCCGACGCCGCCAAGCGCCTTCTAGAGTCCGGGGCAGATGCCAACGCACAGGACCACGCGGGACGCACGCCGCTACACGCCGCCGTGGCCTCCGATGCACAAGGAGTCTTTCAG ATCCTAATCCGGAATCGGGCTACAGATCTGGACGCGCGCATGAACGATGGCACGACGCCACTCATCCTGGCCACACGCCTAGCAGTGGAGGGCATGGTTGAGGAGCTCATCAACTGCCACGCCGATGCCAATGCCATTGATGACTCTG GAAAGTCTGCTCTCCATTGGGCCGCTGCTGTCAACAACGTCGAGGCCGCCGTAGTGCTTCTGAAGAACGGAGCCAACAAAGATCTACAGGACAAcaag GAGGAAACGCCCCTCTTCTTGGCAGCGCGCGAGGGCAGCTATGAGACGGCAAAGCGCCTCCTCGACCACCTGGCCAACCGCGACATTACGGATCACCTGGATCAGCTGCCACGTGACATCGCCAATGAGCGTATGCACCATGACATTGTGCGTCTGCTGGAAGAATATAACCTGGTTCAGACCCCTCCCACTCTTACTCATTCACCCCCTATCTGCTCGCCCGAGGCCTTCCTGGGCATCAGGACTAGCCCGGGAGGCGCCAATAACGCGAATAACGCAAAGAAACCCCGCAAACccggagggaaggagggaggaaaggagatgaagatgaaaaagaaaaagaacggAGACACGAACATCCTTTCTCCGATGGAATCGGATGTCTCCTCGCCCCCGACCATGACGTCGCCCTTCCAACAGTCCCCACCTATCACCCATCACCTGCAAGGGTTGGCTGACTCCCAAATGGGCGGGGCTCACCTGGGCATGGCAAAGCCATTTGACTCCGCTCCTCCACGCTTGTCTCATCTCGGAGTGGCTAATAACGGAGGTGGAGCTCCAACGGGGCCATGCGATTGGCTGGCAAGggcacagcagcagcaacaagggGCATTCTCGGCTATAATGCCGACAATGCACCACGGCGCTAACTTGCCGCAGGTGATGGGCTATCCCACAATGCAAAGCAGCCACCTGGGCGCACCAGCTCACCTACTGTCCAACCACTTGCATCAAAACCATCTGCAGCACCAAAACTCAAATTCTGCCAATCATGGCCTCTCTCACCACTTCCTGGGTGACATCACTTCGGTAGCAGAACTTCAGTCCAACTCGATCCAAACCTTGCTCCCGCAGGAGACGCAGCGCCTTCCCAGCACGCAGTTTCTGACTCCTCCTTCTCAGCACAGTTACTCCACCCCCATGGACAACACGCCGAATCACCAGCCACAGGTCCCTGATCATCCCTTCCTGACTCCATCCCCTGGCTCTCCTGACCAATGGTCTAGCTGCTCTCCACATTCCAActtatctgattggtcagagggaaTCTCGAGCCCACCCACCAGCATTCATATGAGTCACATCCCCGAAGCATTCAAGTAA